Genomic DNA from Chaetodon auriga isolate fChaAug3 chromosome 13, fChaAug3.hap1, whole genome shotgun sequence:
TCTTGTTTCAAATAAGTTTTCTATATATGCAGCAGTTTCAGAATGTAATTACCGCACgccaaaaaaaaactgctttgtggCATGTGAGAGTGCCCTCTATGTCAAAGGATGATCACTTACCCTGCTGTGCAGTTGCCCATGATGCGCCCACAGAATCTGAATGatcacactgtgtttctgaGCAGGTGGCAGGTACCAGTGATGTGTGCCTCAGAAGAACCCTAAGCCCGACAGTGTGGTAAACACTGATCACACTGATCTCTTTCCGGCTGTGTCTGAGTGCACACaggccacagcagagagagagagagagagagagagagagagagagagagagagagagagagagagagagagagataacaatgaactgtttgtgtgttattttgatTTCCTGTGCATCATGGTttctaacccccccccacacacacacgcacctgtTTGCTCTTGTTGCTTTGTTGTCTCATTTGCATGATTGTGCAAATGTTCTTGATGAGTAATACGAAGGGGTCACCAGACTTTTTTCAGCAGAAAATGTCCAGCTTACTTTAAGAACTGTGTCTTTGAAGTACATCTCTATGGATTCAATGATCTTTCGGAGATATTTACCTGCACAATGAAGAAAAATATGCGCAACTAAATTTGATCCACTGACAGTTTTGATCATTTCAGCTGCGAAATATCATTTATCTGAGAATTAATTTTTAACCATCATGTGCAGTAGACAGGACCATGTTATACACTGGAGGGCGCTGTTTGAGCAGTCACAAGCCACTGAGGTTCATCTTACACCATCTGCTGGTTGCTTTGAAACAAActagaaataaaaaacacttgTGCTAAGAGCAGTATCAGTGCACCACATGTCtagtgaaaacacacatgatgaTGAAGTACATCCACATCCATCAATCATCCACAAGTGTGACGAAAACAAGTAacatattcagttttttttttttttttctagaaatTGTCTTGTGTTGAAAATTGTTTACCCAAGCAACAGCAACTGCTTGTGATTGCACTCTGGCAGACTTTTGCCTATTTCTTCATCTGCGGCAGCTGCAGATATTTGCACAGATTGGATAAGAGAAACAAGCAAGGATCTTATTATTTCATGAAGATGATAAGAACATTCAGGCGGCCTCTATTTTCCACCGCTGACTAAGCCgttcacatgcatgcatgtagcCTGTCAGTTAATTTTTGTGATACAATGCATTTAATCTACTTTTCACTGGAATGATATATACCTAACGCCTCAGTCTGACTTCAAAGCCAGGATGTCATAACTTCCTGCTGGGCTGCTTGCACAGGTTTTTCCCCTGTCCCCCTGCAGTGACAAGCCCACTTCATAACCTTTACAACTTTGAGCCTCAGATTTTGTATTGAGGAATGTAAGTGTTTCTGTTAGGGCATATTACAGAATGAAATTGCAGAGATAATAACAGAGTatatcattttcacacatgtgcAAAGTGTGAACTGTGTTATGTCATGACAGGGTGAAAAACATATATGTGCACGCTGGTCTTCGAATGTATGTAGGAGGTCAGGAAGTGGTGAGCTTCTCACAAGTCAAACAAGcccctgcagcagcaacagttttAGATAATCTGTAAAGTCTCAGGTGATGCACGTGTCAAGCCTAATGGATAGACTGCCGTACACCTGCCTGCtgatattttactgttttactgctGTCTGCAACTATGGAAGAGGTCAAGGTAAGCTGTAACACTCTCTTATCTTGTGACATACTACAACAGAGCATGGCGGGACATTTTGGAAAGACTGGAGTCATTAACTACAACCCCGTCTCCAAAaaagttatatatatatatttgtattgtattatgCAAATAAGCTTTATGAGGttgattgcatgtcataaagTCTAAAAACTAGCGTGGTGAGCAGTAACAGTAAACTATGATCtggacaaaacactgacaatatggggaaaattaatttaaaaagtaCCCACAGTGTATTTTAGTTTAGGTCCCTCCTAAATACGGATCGTTACTCCTGTCTTTCTTCTTTATACAAAGCCAGTAAGTATTCTATTTTATTGGTACATTTTATGTGCAAAGTACTAACGCTGTAATTTGTGGACAAAGGAAACTataactgaaaaaataaaaagtagaaataatgacatgaatacatttacatacactGGGTATTGCTCTACTCCACCTGTAGATACATTCACCACAAAAGTTGTAATTTAAACTCCAAAATAAGAGCATGAGGGAGCATTTTGAATACATTGGAGTCATCACTTGGAGAAAACAATATAGTCCCTTATTTAAGGTTTATTTTTAGGGTATCAATACAGTAAGTTTTGGGTACGTAAGTAAATAAAAGGGAAGGAACAGCAGGTCTGGGAGTAAGGAGGTAACTGTGTTTCAGAAGgaccaggttttttttttttttgatagttttaatatattttgaaaatgtaactATATTTCTTGCATTAAAGGATAAATCAAACATATTATAGATGTAATTGTCAGCTTTTGCTGCAGCGCTGAGAGACAGTTCTCTGTTATCTTTTATTACTTCCTGAAAATGAACTGCTTCTCCACAATTAAGATGTTTGATCCAATGTGAATTATTCAAGACAAGGCAAAGGACAAgtgattattattgttttgtttttgttaaatgtcAGACTTGTCTCCTTCATGTGAACTCGGGCTGATGGTCCAGAGAGGCACGACATGGAAAGCTGCCCCTCGACAGTGTCTGACAGTCAGGTGTCCAGTCAAACACTGCGGAGAACCACTGAATGTCACCTGGTGTAAACTGCTCAACTCAAACAGATGTGAATGGATTCATGATACGGAGaatatagaaataaaacagaatgacaAAGACGTTAAAGATGAACTGATCTCATTTTTGACTTTCAAACGGATTTCCATCGATGACGACGGCCTGTACAAATGCTCTTTAAAAGGACACGGATATAATTCCATCAGTCATGTCATCAACATCTCAGTTTCAGGTAGGAGGTTTTTTCTGCCTCACTGGCAAAATGTGAACGTAAGATGTCAAACTCCAAATGGTAATTCTAAATTGTTTCCAACAATACAGACCTAAACCAGGGGGTGAAAAACTCAGACGATAGTGCAGGTAAGAAACTGTATTTGTTCACTTATGTAGTTAAATTTGAATGGATACAGACTAGGACTACTGATCTGGTCGTTCTGTTTTCATAGATGAGTTACCGCCGGTTGCTGGTGATAAAGATGTGTCCTGGCTGCCCTACCTTTCCATCTGTGTTAGCATAGCTCTTCTGGTTGCCACACTGACAATGGTGACCCTCTTGAGTACCTACGGCTGGAGACGTAAGAATATTAACTACTGATACTGACACAGTCTGAATTACTGTGATGACATTTCTAGATCTAGAACATTTGTTTTATATCTCCTTCACAGGAATCCTGACCCCCAGCATCACAAAGGAAAAGGTAACGTGATGCAGTGTCGCTaacttaaaggaaaagtttgacattttgcgAAATAAACGTACTCACTTTCTTGgtgagagtttgatgagaagattgacatcACTCTCACGTGTGAACAATAAATATGACGATGCAGGCAGCAGccgcttagcttagcgtagcatctctaaagctcaaaAGATGAACAAGCTTTatctcatgttttcatttggacAAAAATTAAGCATAAGAGAGTTCCTGTTGGGACCTGAATGCAGAGGCGCATTCAGGTCCTGTCAGATGTTGTAAGCCCAATTTAATGAcagaaaatcctgcagaaaaCTATGTAACTTATGATAAATTTCTACCAACCCCTtggcaacaacaacatataGAACATGTCCAGGCTCCACACGGAGCTTTGGGCTCATCATGGTTGATGCcatgaggagtgtgtgtgtgtgtgtgtgtgtgtatgtgtgtggtggaTGAGACTCTCATCCCGCTGTCAGACAATGTTGGAGCTGTCGCTGAAGCCTGGGGCGCTCTGCCCTGAGGCCATGAAGCACATGAGGGATGTCTTTGAGAAGACGCGCCACGCGCAGAGGGACTGGGGTCTTGGCAAGGCTCACGCAGTGGACTTCGGGCCCTGCGAGGCATGAGGCTTCATAGGGCAACCCCCATTTAATATATGGTTTAATTTGTGTTGTATCAGTGTTGGGTCACTAAAGCCCTGAAGCATGTAggaatttattattattattgttatttattatttgggGGTTAATTAGCGAACCTTAGAGGTGCCGGCATGCAACTTTGTTACtgttgaacagagccaggctagcccctgtttccagtcttgttgctaagctaagctaacaggctgctggagttcagcttcatatttagctaACAGACATGAGAATCGTCATCTAACTAAGCAAATCAATAAATTTCCTAAAACactgaactattcctttaacccAGATGATCAAGAGTCATAATGGTGGCAAGCAAGAGTATTTCATTAACTTATTTGATCTTGTCATGGTGTTCTGTGTCATAGGAGATATCCACTCATAGTATACCTGACCTCCCTCAGAGGAGCGCTCCTTCCGCTGCTTTCCTGCAAACCCACTGCAGACCACCATGGCAACCTCCCCCAATGACCAATGGAAACCAGCCTGCTGTGGCAAACACAGCAGATGAAAGTCAAATGTCAGACCGTGCAGTGTACGCAGTCATCAACCACCGGCAGGCCAGGATAcctgtcagagagcagcaccCTGAGACTACACAAAATAAAAGGGCAGAATATGCTGTCGTCAATGTTCCCTGAACATTTTAGACACATGCAGATGTGACACGAGTGGAAATGTGGTTGTGTCATGGAACAGAGGCAGAGGTTAAGTGATCAACCACACTGCTGCggaggggacagaggaggcTTGTGGTCATACTGATGCACCGTACAGACATCTTGAATTGGCTGGGCTTGAGCAGAAGCAGCGTGTATTTATTTTGTCACccttgggttttttttccaggcaATGCtactttttattattcatttcttttttttttacgttcTTTACATTGCTGGCCAAAGCTTTGCCGGCCAAAAGCCAGTGGCCAAGTAGACTTGTCATGTGCAGACTCACTAAATACTTATGCTTCTGTTTGATTTGGTAGTTTGGAGGCTGAAGTTTGGGAGGGATCtatattttgtaaaataaatcacattgtAATGTAAAAGCTTGGCTGTCTGTGACAATGGAAACATTTTGTTCTTGCATGTGGTGTCCTTAATATTTCTCTTTGCATTCCTTTCAGTTGAGATGACTATTTGAATATTTGAATTAGGCCAGCTCATCCTTTAGTTCTTTGTGAGGGAATACTACCTGAAAGACTGAGAGATGACATTACGGGGAAACATATTTACGAGTGtattattttatcttttgtaTTATCTGCCCCACTGACAGACCTCAATGTTCCACTGTCAGAAACATATTATCTGACCTCTCAATTACACCAGTGTGGTTTAGTGTAAGTGCGCCAGAAGTGAGGGGAGGGTATTGTGAGATCTGTGACATCATTTGTGGTTGAGCGGATACCCTGCCTCTGCTCAAACACATATGGTTTATCCATCTTATCGTGATGGAGTTTACACCTTTGTCAAGTTAAATAACgtacaagaaagaaagaggagcatttaacagaaacaaagacaggagaggaaCAAAGAATTTGCTAAAGACAATGATATGTCACAGTAGACCATAGGTTTGTGGTCCCCAACCCTTTTGGTTTGTGACGCTTTCAAACAAACCAGTATCTACATGTGACACAAGAAAAGGCCTCAGTGCAGATGTGAGTTGTGACCTGCTCCACTAAAAAGTGATTTTCCCTCTCAGATTGTTGAATTTGAAGGATTttaagaggcagaaagaggtgaaaaaagcaacataaataaatatttttcttttctatacATTTAATTATCTTGGGACCCTGTGGATGGTGCCGATCCTTATGTTGGGAACCACAGAGATGACTACATCTAATTAAGTGGAGGAACTGTACTCAATTAAACCAAAGCAAATGTACAATTCAATTTTGAGAAATTAAAAGCATATTCAATATGTGCTAATATGTCCAATGCATGTTTGCCTGATCAAAAATAAATTACTTGACAGTTTCTTTATTCATATAAAAACTGTCCACTAGCCAGGCTTGGATAGTCTCCAGCAGtaatgaaaaacagctgaagagaGTTTGACATTATGAAGCCATATCCTTCCATAATTTCCCATTATTAGTggtgaaatgctgctgatgttACTGGgaaacatttccattttgagTAACTAATTACTAAAGGGCCAATAAACCAGAGATACTGCATATTTTTTCTAATGTTTCAACTTTTAAGACTCATTTCTTAACGTTAGAAGTGTGTTGCTCTCAAGTCAAATAAATACTTGTGTCGACATCAGACTGGTTTTCCTGAATTTGTTCTTTAATTGTTCTGCATGAATAATCTCGTTCTTCAATCAGAAAAGCTCCCTTGTGGCCCTGCTCACCTTATTTTGCCCCTAAGAAAACAAATCAGCCATCGCTGCTCCTCATGCTGAGTACACACTGACTAACATGCTGATACTTCACTTTACTTTTTATGATGTCCAGTGGAGCAAATCCTGTTTATCCTGACACTCTGGTCCATGTACAGATGCTCACAAAAGGTCCTTTCACTGAGAAATGGCATGtggaaaatgtcaagaaatGCTCCTGAATAATGTGACCTGGCTGTCACATTTCTCACAGTCTTCTCACTGGAATGCATACGCAGAAGAGGAAGGTGGAAAGTTCAAATCTCCATTTTTTTACATGTGTCCTGCACATTATGAACTTCTTTTCTGGCTCTGAGTGGTCATTTTTCATCTCAAAAAACGGTGTCTGGTAGTTACAGTCTTTCTGGTCtttctctctaacacacacacatacacagacacacagacacgcacacacgtcagtaattgtgttttttctgtggaGAACAAAGCCCTGGTTTATGCAGCGGAGAGCTGGAGAGCGTGGAGGCTTGTGCGAGGGCAGTGTTTGACACAGGCCTGATTAGATCGAGCCTGACATCAGCGTGTGGACTCTGCAGCGCTGCGACTTAAAAATCATCTGACAGTGTGTAGAGGAGTGATGAATGCTTGTGGTCCTACTCTGAAATCTCCCTTAAAACTACAGACACTGCATCAGGAGGTTTGTTAAACAATAGCAGACGTGGATGTGATGGTCAAACGTAAAAACCTGAAAGGCATTTTTAATGAACAGTGAGAGGGAAATTATATTTAACTGTTTTAATTTTGCATACCTAACTACGGTGAAATGAAATAACATAGATAGCTTTAACATATTTAAGGTAATTTGATCCAGACAACAGACAAATGAGCAGGCAGGGATCAAACTCTCTGACTGTGGAATGTAACATGTAacgcacacgcagacacacactttctcacaacacacacaaacagactttgaaagacacacaaatatgAGACAGCTATGAGTGTGTGGCCTGagtctccagctctgcagcttaAAACCCTTCTGACATGGTGCACAGCAGCGCTAAATGCATGTGGTTGTGCTCCAAAATGTGCTAATCTGTATAAATTCAGATGTCTGAGAGATTATTACACACACGCAGTGATCAGGAGGGATTTATGATGATGTTTCTTAAATGCAAGAAATCTGAGACATCTTTTTTGAATGACCTCTGACGGGaaattaacatgttttattttcaataatgAGGGACATTATATTGGTAGCTGATAGGATTCCTGTTTCAGCTACACATCCTTTGACCAAACTGCCTGATATTAATTCCAAGTGTGATGTTATATCCACTGTATATACATAATGtgcatacacatatatataaatgtgtgtataaGTGCTGAGTTCAATGCACAAATATATATGTAACAGCACtgataaatactgtatgttatcCCAGAGTTTATGAATACAGCAGAACAgaactgtctgtgtttgaatgcCTGTGCACAGCATGTGGGtgctttctctgctctgtgaggTCCACCATTACCCGTCTGGCTTGGGATGAAAAAGgacacaaaaaatgaacatctgGATGCCAGGTTTGGCACACCACAAAggaatttcatgtttttttttgtctgagaggtacaaagctgagctgaagaagcCGAAATAGTAGCACTGAAAGATTTTAAATCGATAGAGATTCAGAAACTTGTCattactattttttatttttctgtttgttgccTTTATTGAATCAACCTTACATAGTTGGTCATAATGCATCATTccatattcttcttcttctttcacagGACTACAGTTGCTCTGTTCTGGGCTGGATACAACGCtgcatttgcattcatttaagACACATTACAGAGTTACTTAATGAAAGCTCTGAGCTCATAATCAGTCTTCTATGCATACAGTGGAACTATGCAGAGGAATGCTGCCTATTATAACTCTTTTTAATGGTGAGGAACATGATTTCCAGATTGAAGCACTACGCTTCAAGCTTGACAACCTGTGTCTCATTCTGTTGATAACTAATTCAAATCATATGCTTCGATATGGAAGACTATTTCAGCACGAATCCTGACTTTTTCAATGCCCCtggacacatacaaacatgatATATGCCAAAACCCTCATTACCTTTTATTTAAGGCACTTAGGTGGCACTTTGATCCAGAGCAATGTACAAATGAGCAGTCACagatttaggtttttttttttttttcaagaacaCTCAAAGGCCTTTATGACAATTAAACCAAGACCAAACCACAGCCCAAACTGAACACACATCTCCACACACGAGCTCACCTGACTCTGCCATGTAGACAGGCAGCAAGACACACATTCCTTTCAGGGGAACCAAAAAGGTTTCAGCGTTGCTTCCTAAGGGAACTGACTCAAGCTATCTGATCATGGAATTTAACCTATATGCACaccacatatatacacacacacacacacacacacacacacacacacacacactctctctctctctctctctctctctctctcacacacacacacacacacacacacacacacacacacacacacacacacacacaatcaggcTTTAAAACATGTAGAAAAGTTTGCAATAGATATTACACAAACAAGGTGTAAGTATGCAGCCCTCTTAGCTGAATTAATGAAGAGCATCCCTGACCCCACCCAGCTCCTTACTTCCTTATTTAAAAGATAAAGCTGATGATAATCTATATTTTTCCCATTGTCAAACAATCCCACATAAACAACAGGGCATGAATATAGATTTTCATGGTTCAAAAGGCTGAAAAATTTCCTAAATCAGCTGGGCATCGTAGGTTTTAACATATGTTACCCAAGCAGGagtttgttggggactattttcagcagcggattaatACACCTTTGGTGTGCTTGTGTATATTTATGGAAGCAGAGGGTGTATATGGGACTGACTTAAAATAAACTACAGGCCATTAATGTGTGCTTaatagtttctggacaacaCTGGTGCAGAGAGAAATAAGATGTGTCAGGCTTTATCTACACACACAACAGTTGAATCCATTCATTGCACCTtcgtcttttcatgggattggTTGAGTAAGAAAAATATAACATCTCCAGATTTATCCTCTACCCAGTAAAATagagggacaaacagaggagagtATTTCTAAGACATGTAATGTGCTGTAACACCAAAATCACTGTACTTTGATTTGCCATACagtgactctgctgtgtgtgtggccatcgTCTGAATCAATTACAGagccagtgaaaaaaaaaaaaaaaaaaaaaaaaaagatcctcTCAACATCTCCTTGTTCACTTCCTGTGAGGACAGCCTGGAGATTATATAAGAGTCAggtgcagaggcagaggagcagagatgaaTGTCGTTGTACCGTCGGCGCTCATACATAGGATTGTATTTGACATCCTACAGAGGTGTGTCAGAACATCTTCCCTTTGTAccaagatgatgatgatgatgatgatgatgatgatgataatgatgatgatgatgatgatgatgatgcagggAAACAATTCTGCCTCTTCTTTTCAGCGTCTGGTCTCATCTGAGAGATtaatcagctgaaaaaaaatgcgtcaagagagagaatgacacaCAATGGAAGAAAGCGTCATAACGTTTtgaaaaagctaaaagtttTCTTGTAATAGTAAAGTTATTTCAATTCTGACTTGATGCAGCTATGACAGCATGAGAAGGGTCCAACTGCAGACCTCAGCTGTAGATGGAGAGCGAATGGGAAAGTAGGGTCCCAGGTGTGAGGTGCACCTCTTCCTTCAGGGCCTACTGCTGCAGGTAACTGAACTTATATTGTTCATTACTGTAAAttctgtgttaaaaaaaacaaaaccaaaaaaccaaaaaaacagctgtgtgtaaaAGAAAGTCTCACATAGAGCAATATGTTCAAGTAATACTGGGCAGATATAACTGTATCTTTGGTCTTATTATTAGGATATTTCTAAGAACATCTGCATGTTAACATTGAAGCAGGAAAGAATGCTGAGCTTGTTTTTTACCAGATGAAAACACGATGTGAACAGTAAGTCTTGAGCAGAGAAACGTGAGCGTTTCCAGATCtggttaaataaatacattgaaATAAGGACAGCTTAAGGAGGTGAAATGCCTCTGGACCCTGTTCTCTTCCCACTGGCAGACCACAGACCTGGGGTTTGCAGCTGGATCCTCTTGGGCAATGGAGACATTTATTGTAATTCTCTCTTTCCTCGCTGTCTCTCATTGAAAGGGCAGATGTGCGAATAAAGTGCAGACAGAGTGCAGGTAGcgaaaatgttttttgtgttctCTCAACAAAAGTGTTCAATAAATCGTATGAAAAACAtcatgtaaaatatataaataaatacgctgggaaaataaattattaaagcCCATTAGTGAAaggttatttttatttctcattGTCCTTTTTTCTATTAGTGAAATTCATCTTATTCTATTAATAGATTTTTATAATTTGGTTTACACCGTTTCTGCCTCCTTTCAAAAAGCTTTATTTCACACCACTTTTCTTGACAGTGGAATTGTCACCAGTCACCGTCCCCTCACCTGCAGCCAAACACATGCCCCCTGTCTCTTCTGGCAAGCTCGGCTGCTACCAGATTTAGCCAGAATTCATCCAATCACCTTCACCTCATGGGCGGAAGTAGCGAGCAAAATGATAGCAGCAGGTATTTGTTTGGATATCAGTCGGCAGGCACATTTACAAAAGAAGGCTGAGGTGCAGTTCATTAcatttctctcttgttctcCTCCTTCTTGTCTATGAATGTAGGTGAGGGAGGTGTGGGTGGAAGCCAACAATAAAGACTCTGTAACTGCTGTTTCACCGATTTCAACATAGATTCTCCACATTTTAGAGATGGGGAATTCTCTCCCCACGCTGCCTCTGCACAGGATGTGTAGACATTATACAAACCTTGCCATTGACGAACATGAAAATATGCATTCTGCCATACTCACCCTCTTTGCGCAAGAAACACTTCCAGAGGCAGAAGCAGAGGGACATGACCAACAGGGCTGCCACTGTAGTGACTGAGATCAGGATGGTGAGCGCCGTCCCAACTATGACGGAGAAGGACAGACATGTTTAAAAAGAATGAACGACAGCGTGCAAATCCTGCCCCTCGCAGACGCCAGATCAAATGTCAAGAGAAGCAAAGTGTATGTTGttatttgtgcctgtgtgttatACAGTGCGGCCTGTGCTCGCCTGGACACTGCTTCGCTTTTATGGACCATCACTGATTGGATGTTGCTTCATAGTGTTACAGTCTGATTTCTCTGATGCGTGCACTCCTGACCCACGAAATCAATGTCAGCTGGAGATTATCAGCAAACGATAATCACACAGTATGAGCACATTTACAAACTGACTGTCATTAACTGCATTATGACTAATACAGATGTTTGTTGTAGTTAAACAGTAAATCTAATTTAACATGTTGATCTAACAGACAGCTTCAGCCATGACATGACCATCACAAAGCAGAACAAGAAATACAGACGTAAACATCACTCATGTGATTGCAGGCTGAATCTACTCTCACACTGGACACACTGAATCATGACAGGCATTTTTTGATCCAGCAACCAGAAAAGTCTCGTCTCTGCtgatctctgctgctttccttAGTATTCTCTGTGCTAGACTGGCCTGCTAATAGGTTTCtttttacaaaaacatgttAAGTAATGAGGACATTGCACATTTTGGAGCATGCCAGGAATAATAAAGACACAATACTatcaaaatacagaaatacataaTTCAATACTAACTTTTCGTGTTCATGGATACAGCAATTGGTGACTCGAGCCCTTTGTGGTGCACCAAGCATTTGACGGACACGTCTTTCAGCAGCCCCGACTGGACAGTCAGCGTGCTGATGACCAGGGTGGTCCCGTCGCCCTGTGGGAGCTGAGTCGTCACAGGGGGGCCCATGGTGCGGTTATCCCTCTCCACGTTCCACACGATCTCTGCTGGGGGGCGCGACACTGAGGTGCAGTTGGCTTCGATCACACCTGGAGAGGTAGTCTTATAGCTGACCTGAGGTTTGGGCAGCACTGggagaaataaacagaaaaagctATGAACCAGCTTCACAAGGCACTGGAGCTCATTTACTTACAAACCTGGGACAGGTTCAGTGAAATGCACTGTGCATATTAATTcagtctgtcttcttctcttgttctctTGTGCTGTGTGTCAAATAAGAGTATGCAGGAAACATTATCCCATATGGACAGTATGCTGTGGCAGGACGGACATATGCAGCATTATCATTTTAATCCAAAAATTCAGATCGTAGCTCAGTTTGATTTTGCGTATTTTCAAAGCATCTTGGGGTAAACTGCGCAGACGGTACCTGGGAATAACCTTGGAGCCTTTGGATCAACTGTGGCATGTGAATTCCTGCACACTTAAGATCCATAAGTAAATCTCTGGCTGTTTTCAATTCCCTGTTCTCGGGGCTGAGCGAGGAATGTAATACACTGGAACCAAGAACATTTTTGTTGGCGAGAATACGTTCAGCCACAGATATTTGGCCGTCATAGTTTGAGCGTCTTCTTGGAGTTTTAGGTGGTGAGCTTCACCCACTATCGGTCTGGATTGTATCAGATTTCGGGGTGCGTCAAACcatgacaggaaaaaaatgttttgtaatAATCCAAACCATAATAAGTATCTCCATAGCATCCCCATCGCTTTATGCCAGATTTATAATCCTGTGTACGACTGTGATGTCATATGAAGGGCATATAAATGTGACGGTGTTAAACATCTTTACACAATTCAATGTTATTgttaaatgaatgttaatgtgaaTGTTAGCCTTAAACAGACAATGGttttcaaatacacacaaaaaaagcatttttgtggCATTTCTACATGAGTATTATCGTTACTTTACGGT
This window encodes:
- the LOC143330824 gene encoding uncharacterized protein LOC143330824, encoding MVQRGTTWKAAPRQCLTVRCPVKHCGEPLNVTWCKLLNSNRCEWIHDTENIEIKQNDKDVKDELISFLTFKRISIDDDGLYKCSLKGHGYNSISHVINISVSDLNQGVKNSDDSADELPPVAGDKDVSWLPYLSICVSIALLVATLTMVTLLSTYGWRRILTPSITKEKEISTHSIPDLPQRSAPSAAFLQTHCRPPWQPPPMTNGNQPAVANTADESQMSDRAVYAVINHRQARIPVREQHPETTQNKRAEYAVVNVP